The stretch of DNA TGCACCCCGCAGTGGGAGGACAAACTCAAGAGTATCTGGGAGAAGATCCCCGAGCCGAAGGTGGCGATCGCCATCGGGAACTGCCCGATCTCAGGGTGCGTATTCAACAGGGAAGGGAGCTATGTCAACCCTCCCGCCTCCAAGCATATTCCAATCGCCGCCTCGGTCCCGGGCTGCCCGCCGCGGCCGACCGAGATCATCAGGGCGATCCTCTCGCTTGCGCCGACAGTATTCAAGGACTACGAGGAGAAAATACGATGAAAAAGACGGTCGATGTGGCGGTGCCGATCGGGCCCGTCCACCCCTGCTGGAAAGAGCCGATCAGGATCAAGTGCGCGACGAAAGGAGAGCAGGTGCTCTCCGCCGAGGTCGAACTCGGCTACATGAAGAAGGGGATCGAGCGGATCATGCAGGGCAGGCCATGGCAGGAGGTGATGTTCCTTGCCGAACGGGTATGCGGGATCTGTTCGGTCGTCCACAACATGGTCTTCATCGAGACGATGGAGGCGATCTCAGGGATCGAACCGGCCGAACGGGCGGCCTTTCTGCGGGTGATCGTCAACGAGCTCGACCGCATGCAGAGCCACCTCATCGCCAACTTCTCGTACTGCTATACGATCGAGCACGAGACCCTCGGCATGTACCTCCTCAACGAGCGCGAGCACGT from Methanofollis liminatans DSM 4140 encodes:
- a CDS encoding NADH-quinone oxidoreductase subunit B family protein — translated: MTGMLQKMKNAVRSRSIHVAYVDTGSCNGCDIEVLACLSPRYDLEQYGIYVHNNPREADVLLVIGCCTPQWEDKLKSIWEKIPEPKVAIAIGNCPISGCVFNREGSYVNPPASKHIPIAASVPGCPPRPTEIIRAILSLAPTVFKDYEEKIR